In the genome of Dioscorea cayenensis subsp. rotundata cultivar TDr96_F1 chromosome 1, TDr96_F1_v2_PseudoChromosome.rev07_lg8_w22 25.fasta, whole genome shotgun sequence, one region contains:
- the LOC120249257 gene encoding rust resistance kinase Lr10-like yields the protein MAIPSSLPSLLLLLLLLLLFSSPSSPQPCPPPSSCGDLTDIHYPFSLKHSNSPSYCTEPGYELTCNSKTNKTIINILSNNYYVSNISYTNSTMHLIDVSMSNGSCNLPLHSLPYTQLVSKTNFNPIPQWANFVNCSQEINNSIYKPLPCLSSNGRFIYVNFDSFGGYSQNLMVSCSFISMIPIDHVPSGNDDDVFQILAKGFQVYWGFGDLTMSWLFYNCLDVCKSMFKENIRSDVVFSGIVSLVRSEKHFPACLDDYSGMGLNNFKLIFCLSIVVVVLILSIQLLIVLALIGRFVIAPLTICAFLLYKWTSMMVSNDFVERFLRNHQQTLAPTRYSYTDIIAMTSHFREKLGQGGFGSVYKGRLPGDRLIAVKLLRNSKSNGDDFINEVSTIGMIHHVNVVKLIGFCSEGSDRALVYEYMPNGSLDKYIFSSSNSNNKFSSAKLNEIALGIARGINYLHQGCDMRILHFDIKPHNILLDHNFTPKVSDFGLAKLYPRDNSLVAVSAVRGTIGYMAPELISRSFGVISYKSDVYSFGMLLLEMASGKRNADPKVGTTSQIYYPSWIYDKLNPINAETEIITEPDIVINETEKKLCMVGLWCIQIRPMDRPPMSKVVEMLEGDVDSLQMPPKPFFAASKPQLSPTLFLNSTEDAEHTTISEDD from the exons atggctattccttcttctcttccatctctccttcttcttcttcttcttcttcttctcttctcttctccctcATCTCCACAACCATGTCCTCCTCCTTCATCTTGTGGTGACCTCACTGATATCCACTATCCCTTCTCCCTCAAACACTCTAATTCTCCTTCTTACTGTACAGAACCAGGCTATGAACTCACTTGCAACTCCAAAACCAACAAAACCATCATCAATATCCTTTCCAACAACTACTATGTCTCCAATATCTCTTACACTAATTCCACCATGCATCTCATTGATGTTTCCATGTCCAATGGCAGTTGCAACCTTCCTCTTCATTCTCTCCCATACACTCAGCTGGTTTCCAAGACTAACTTCAATCCAATACCACAATGGGCTAATTTTGTCAATTGTTCACAGGAAATCAACAACTCCATTTACAAGCCCTTACCTTGTTTGAGCAGCAATGGGAGGTTCATTTATGTTAACTTTGATTCTTTTGGGGGATATTCTCAGAATCTTATGGTGTCTTGCAGCTTTATCTCTATGATTCCCATTGATCATGTGCCTTCAggaaatgatgatgatgtgtttCAGATTCTTGCCAAGGGGTTTCAGGTTTATTGGGGTTTTGGTGATTTAACAATGTCTTGGCTTTTTTATAACTGTTTGGATGTATGTAAAAG CATGTTCAAGGAGAACATCAGAAGTGATGTTGTTTTCTCTGGGATTGTTTCACTTGTTAGAAGTGAGAAGCATTTTCCTGCATGTTTGGATGATTATAGTGGAATGGGATTGAATAATTTCAAACTGATATTTTGCCTTTCTATTGTTGTGGTGGTGTTGATTCTGAGTATTCAGCTTTTGATAg TGTTGGCATTGATAGGAAGATTTGTAATTGCACCATTAACAATCTGTGCATTTCTCTTGTACAAGTGGACTTCAATGATGGTTTCTAATGATTTTGTTGAGAGATTTCTGAGAAATCATCAGCAGACTTTGGCACCGACACGGTATTCGTATACCGATATCATAGCAATGACAAGTCATTTCAGGGAGAAACTTGGTCAAGGAGGATTTGGTTCTGTCTACAAAGGCCGTTTGCCCGGAGACCGTCTGATCGCCGTCAAGTTGTTGAGGAATTCGAAGAGCAATGGTGATGATTTCATCAATGAAGTTTCAACCATTGGAATGATTCACCATGTAAATGTCGTGAAACTAATTGGTTTTTGCTCAGAAGGATCGGACAGGGCATTGGTTTACGAATACATGCCTAACGGCTCACTTGATAAGTATATCTTTTCGTCGAGTAACTCAAACAATAAGTTCTCCTCCGCGAAACTCAATGAGATTGCTTTGGGAATTGCTCGGGGAATCAATTATCTACATCAAGGATGTGATATGCGAATACTGCATTTCGATATCAAGCCGCATAATATTCTTTTAGATCATAATTTCACTCCAAAGGTATCGGATTTCGGTCTCGCAAAGTTGTATCCAAGGGACAATAGCTTGGTAGCGGTTAGCGCCGTGAGAGGGACAATAGGATATATGGCTCCGGAGCTGATATCAAGGAGTTTCGGTGTAATTTCTTATAAATCTGATGTTTATAGTTTTGGAATGTTGCTCTTGGAAATGGCAAGCGGGAAAAGGAATGCCGATCCAAAAGTAGGAACTACGAGCCAAATTTACTATCCTTCATGGATTTACGACAAACTTAATCCAATCAATGCCGAGACAGAGATCATTACCGAACCCGACATTGTCATCAATGAAACAGAGAAAAAGTTATGTATGGTGGGTTTATGGTGCATACAAATACGGCCGATGGATCGCCCGCCGATGAGCAAAGTAGTAGAGATGTTAGAAGGTGATGTCGATAGCTTGCAAATGCCACCGAAACCTTTCTTCGCAGCTTCTAAACCACAGCTCTCGCCAACTTTATTCTTGAACTCTACTGAGGATGCTGAACACACCACCATTTCGGAAGACGATTAA
- the LOC120258605 gene encoding CAP-Gly domain-containing linker protein 1-like, translating into MGISNSKEEEDEGRELREKINELEDEVKEVKKRREKEALKYEHDLWLFACKEEEWKQDMAKMKMTLEVALEKWKKLYHEIKLELDHLILHTLLQGEKCSQGDSEYLIIEELQKELKAKEETVQALTSRLAAMENENIKKERDIDILRQSLKILSIGKNAEI; encoded by the exons atggGAATTAGTAatagtaaagaagaagaagatgaaggtaGAGAATTAAGGGAAAAGATTAATGAACTTGAAGATGAAGtgaaggaagtgaagaagagaagagaaaaagaagcattGAAGTATGAGCATGATTTGTGGTTATTTGCTtgcaaagaagaagaatggaAACAAGATATGGCCAAAATGAAGATGACTTTGGAAGTGGCTTTGGAGAAATGGAAGAAGCTTTACCATGAAATCAAGCTTGAACTTGATCATCTTATTCTTCACACTCTTCTCCAag GGGAGAAGTGTTCACAGGGTGATTCAGAATACCTTATAATTGAAGAACTCCAAAAGGAATTGAAGGCCAAAGAGGAGACAGTTCAAGCATTGACATCAAGATTAGCAGCAATGGAGAATGAAAACATCAAGAAGGAGAGAGACATCGATATTTTGCGGCAAAGTCTCAAGATCCTTAGTATCGGAAAAAATGCCGAAATATAG
- the LOC120260377 gene encoding exosome complex component CSL4 produces MAAMRMEQGEADLVTPGEKLGDATVLIAGKGAYLSPNGRTIHASLTGLRVLTPPPSGSSDQRSIVDVVGHRSHGPVPEPGSIVVVRVTKVMARMASADIMCVGSKAVKEKFTGIIRQQDVRATEIDKVDMYLSFRPGDIVRALVLSLGDARAYHLSTARNELGVISAQSISGGVMVPISWTEMQCPLTGQIEHRKVAKVPPKSEVKDE; encoded by the exons ATGGCGGCCATGAGGATGGAGCAAGGAGAAGCGGATCTCGTCACCCCTGGCGAGAAGCTAGGCGATGCCACCGTCCTCATCGCCGGGAAAGGAGCTTATCTCTCCCCCAATGGCCGCACAATCCACGCTTCCCTCACTGGCCTTCGCGTCCTTACTCCACCTCCATCCGGTTCCTCCGATCAG aGATccattgttgatgttgttggtcATCGATCGCATGGCCCTGTTCCTGAACCTGGATCAATCGTCGTTGTTCGG GTTACAAAAGTTATGGCTAGAATGGCTTCAGCTGATATAATGTGTGTGGGATCAAAGGCTGTGAAGGAAAAGTTTACTGGTATTATTAG GCAACAAGATGTCCGGGCAACTGAGATTGATAAGGTAGACATGTATTTGTCTTTTCGCCCCGGTGACATTGTTAGGGCCTTGGTg CTCTCGCTTGGAGATGCCAGAGCATATCACCTTTCAACAGCAAGAAATGAATTGGGTGTCATATCTGCTCAAAGCATATCTG GTGGTGTTATGGTGCCGATAAGTTGGACAGAGATGCAATGTCCATTGACTGGCCAAATTGAACATAGAAAAGTTGCCAAAGTACCACCTAAATCAGAAGTAAAAGATGAGTAA
- the LOC120260369 gene encoding alcohol dehydrogenase class-3 encodes MATQGQVITCKAAVAWEANKPLVIEDVQVAPPQAGEVRIKILFTALCHTDAYTWSGKDPEGLFPCILGHEAAGIVESVGEGVTEVQPGDHVIPCYQAECRECKFCKSGKTNLCGKVRAATGVGVMMNDKKSRFSINGKPIYHFMGTSTFSQYTVVHDVSVAKVDPQAPLEKICLLGCGVPTGLGAVWNTAKVEAGSIVAVFGLGTVGLAVAEGAKAAGASRIIGVDIDSKKYDTAKNFGVTEFVNPKDHDKPIQQVLVDLTDGGVDYSFECIGNVSVMRAALECCHKGWGTSVIVGVAASGQEISTRPFQLVTGRVWKGTAFGGFKSRSQVPWLVDKYMKKEIKVDEYITHELTLGEINKAFDLMHEGGCLRCVLSMHE; translated from the exons ATGGCGACCCAGGGCCAGGTCATCACCTGCAAAG CGGCGGTGGCGTGGGAAGCGAATAAGCCACTGGTGATTGAGGATGTGCAGGTGGCGCCGCCGCAAGCCGGCGAGGTTCGGATTAAGATCCTCTTCACCGCTCTTTGCCATACCGATGCCTACACTTGGAGCGGCAAG GATCCTGAGGGTCTATTTCCTTGTATTCTTGGCCATGAAGCTGCAGG GATTGTTGAGAGTGTTGGTGAAGGTGTAACTGAGGTTCAGCCCGGAGACCATGTTATACCTTGTTATCAAGCTGAATGCAGGGAATGTAAGTTCTGTAAATCTGGAAAGACTAATCTCTGTGGCAAAGTTCGGGCAGCTACTGGTGTTGGTGTTATGATGAATGACAAGAAGAGTCGATTCTCGATTAATGGGAAACCCATTTATCATTTCATGGGCACATCTACTTTCAGTCAATACACAGTTGTTCATGATGTTAGTGTTGCAAAAGTTGATCCACAGGCCCCATTGGAAAAGATCTGTTTGCTTGGCTGCGGTGTGCCAACTg GTCTTGGAGCAGTTTGGAATACAGCAAAGGTAGAGGCCGGTTCCATTGTTGCTGTTTTTGGTCTTGGAACAGTTGGGCTTGCA GTTGCAGAGGGGGCAAAAGCAGCTGGTGCTTCCCGGATCATTGGAGTAGATATTGATAGCAAAAAATATGACACTG caAAGAATTTCGGGGTTACTGAATTTGTGAACCCAAAGGATCATGATAAGCCAATTCAGCAGGTACTTGTTGACCTCACTGATGGTGGTGTTGACTACAGCTTTGAATGCATAGGAAATGTTTCTGTGATGAGGGCTGCTCTAGAATGTTGCCATAAG GGATGGGGAACATCAGTTATTGTTGGTGTTGCGGCATCTGGACAGGAGATAAGCACTCGGCCTTTCCAACTCGTCACAGGCCGTGTTTGGAAAGGAACTGCATTTGGTGGCTTCAAGAGCCGCTCGCAAGTGCCATGGTTGGtcgataaatacatgaaaaag GAAATCAAGGTGGATGAGTATATCACTCATGAGCTAACACTGGGAGAGATTAACAAGGCATTCGATCTGATGCATGAAGGTGGTTGTCTGCGCTGCGTACTCAGTATGCATGAATGA
- the LOC120263158 gene encoding uncharacterized protein LOC120263158: MASTSPSLLLLHSLPRRTAIHCLAASPPPSPHSLTRRRSLLLLAAPFLAVPVPALAQDIPLFGLRKRLQVIERDAEEIVKEGEKIVEEGIEVAGKEIEVVEKEIDTAKTGLELGLELGLGGDLAQVGAVTAAEVVGVLAAVSVVNGILGPESQ; encoded by the coding sequence ATGGCTTCGACATCGCCCtcgctcctcctcctccactccCTTCCTCGCCGCACCGCCATCCACTGCCTCGCCGCCTCTCCACCTCCCTCTCCCCACTCCCTCACCCGGCGACGATCACTTCTCCTCCTCGCCGCGCCGTTTCTCGCGGTGCCCGTGCCGGCGCTGGCGCAGGACATTCCGTTGTTCGGGCTGCGCAAGAGGCTCCAGGTGATCGAAAGGGATGCAGAGGAGATAGTGAAAGAAGGTGAGAAGATCGTGGAGGAGGGCATCGAGGTTGCCGGGAAGGAGATTGAGGTTGTTGAGAAGGAGATCGATACAGCGAAAACTGGGCTTGAGCTTGGTCTTGAGCTTGGCCTAGGTGGAGATCTCGCGCAGGTTGGAGCCGTGACGGCAGCGGAGGTCGTCGGGGTTTTGGCTGCCGTCTCCGTCGTCAATGGGATTCTTGGACCCGAATCTCAGTAG
- the LOC120261639 gene encoding probable inactive histone-lysine N-methyltransferase SUVR2, with protein MARDRDKEERNERAKKAIGAMKAMGIPVHKAKPVLKSLLKESENSWDFIEADNYSVLVDALISLPESPDASAKKRDAGLAEQSGPTRKKLKLNEEDEDEDEASPSGTRVDELRATSPVQQAPEDDVSPQLQLRRRRMEPAGESASPQPSFGQHGGGTAVSPRGNGQEMSAPSVGVQIGHKKEQAPTPSSLVTYGRDKGLMKENMDSPVYHRNRKGEQANQNPVSPIIPKDEPLDDNEPGFEVPIAVMPPDEPTSFRNKDLQHQNVHNDIPVSNGSTSQINASETLASQHSERRKENGVPCNNSGCKDDSAQELAGLQDASVKKVEIASSKSGEVKVSLTCSSDNQNFVMPDLESLFKMVEDRCLKSYRILQPDFSLMNVMTELCQCVVELSSNPTGEKEESTVNVTPLVDSLKKSGMGSTLGGIPSFPSNSSPLAVPHCIRPLASEDLTMNGSGKKKNNSGNPGTSNVSASELMVFKQQHPQCVNVRPLHDANDITKGEERVRISVVNEVSSERLPPSFHYIPQNLVYQNGYINFSLARIGDEDCCADCFGDCLAAAIPCACARETGGEFAYTSEGVIKKEFLDECISMNSDPEKHHHVYCKDCPLERSKNKTRPGACKGHLVRKFIKECWSKCGCNKQCGNRVVQRGITCNLQVFYTSEGKGWGLRTLDDLPRGAFVCEYVGEILTNMELYERTMQTTGNARHTYPVLLDADWGSEGVLKDEEALCLDATFYGNVGRFVNHRCFDANLIEIPVEVETADHHYYHLAFFTTRKVEALEELTWDYGIDFGDHKHPVKAFQCRCLSRFCRDKKKPRTRRNSLVLK; from the exons ATGGCGAGAGACCGTGACAAAGAAGAGCGAAATGAAAGGGCAAAGAAAGCCATTGGTGCGATGAAGGCCATGGGAATCCCTGTCCATAAGGCAAAACCAGTGCTTAAGAGCCTCTTGAAGGAGTCTGAAAACAGCTGGGATTTCATTGAAGCCGATAACTACAGCGTCCTTGTGGATGCTCTCATTTCTCTTCCAGAATCCCCT GATGCCAGTGCTAAGAAGCGCGATGCTGGTTTAGCTGAGCAGTCAGGGCCTACTCGGAAGAAACTGAAGctcaatgaagaagatgaagatgaagatgaagcttCACCTTCGGGAACTAGAGTTGATGAGCTAAGAGCCACTTCACCAGTTCAGCAGGCTCCTGAAGATGATGTTTCGCCTCAGTTGCAGCTTCGCAGGCGAAGAATGGAGCCGGCTGGTGAGAGTGCGTCACCTCAACCATCTTTTGGACAACATGGAGGGGGAACTGCTGTTTCACCACGAGGAAATGGTCAAGAGATGAGTGCTCCAAGTGTTGGAGTTCAAATAGGTCACAAGAAAGAGCAGGCGCCCACACCCAGTTCCTTAGTTACCTATGGAAGAGATAAAGGGTTGATGAAGGAGAATATGGATAGCCCGGTTTATCATCGTAACCGTAAGGGTGAGCAGGCAAATCAAAATCCGGTTTCTCCAATTATACCAAAAGATGAGCCGCTGGATGACAATGAGCCTGGTTTTGAGGTTCCTATAGCAGTGATGCCTCCGGATGAACCAACTTCCTTCAGAAACAAAG ATCTCCAACATCAAAATGTGCATAATGACATTCCGGTCAGTAACGGTTCTACGTCTCAGATAAATGCTTCTGAAACTCTAGCGTCACAACATTCTGAAAGGAGGAAAGAAAATGGTGTCCCTTGCAACAATTCCGGTTGCAAGGATGACAGTGCCCAAGAGCTTGCAGGTCTTCAGGATGCATCAGTAAAAAAGGTTGAGATAGCATCTTCTAAATCAGGGGAAGTCAAAGTTTCATTAACCTGTAGCTCTGacaatcaaaattttgtgatgCCTGATCTGGAAAGTCTTTTTAAGATGGTTGAGGACAGGTGCTTGAAATCATATAGGATTCTTCAGCCTGATTTCTCTCTTATGAATGTAATGACAGAGCTTTGCCAGTGTGTTGTTGAACTGAGCTCAAATCCCACTGGAGAAAAGGAGGAGAGCACTGTAAATGTAACCCCTTTGGTGGACTCACTGAAGAAGTCTGGTATGGGCAGTACGTTGGGTGGCATTCCATCATTTCCTTCAAATAGTTCGCCTTTGGCAGTGCCACATTGCATAAGACCACTTGCTTCAGAAGATCTTACCATGAATGGAAGTggtaagaagaaaaataactcTGGGAATCCTGGCACTTCAAATGTGAGTGCCAGTGAATTGATGGTTTTTAAGCAGCAACACCCCCAATGTGTTAATGTAAGGCCTCTACATGATGCAAATGACATTACAAAGGGTGAGGAAAGAGTAAGGATTTCTGTGGTGAATGAAGTCAGCAGTGAAAGACTTCCTCCTTCTTTTCACTACATCCCACAAAACTTAGTTTATCAAAATGGGTATATAAATTTTTCGCTGGCTCGAATAGGTGATGAAGATTGTTGTGCAGATTGTTTTGGAGATTGCCTTGCTGCTGCCATCCCCTGTGCATGTGCACGTGAGACTGGAGGTGAATTTGCCTACACATCAGAGGGAGTGATTAAGAAGGAATTTTTAGATGAATGCATTTCCATGAATTCAGATCCTGAAAAGCATCATCATGTTTACTGTAAGGATTGTCCTCTTGAAAGGTCCAAGAATAAAACTAGGCCTGGGGCATGCAAGGGACACCTTgttagaaaatttataaaagaatgtTGGAGCAAGTGTGGATGTAATAAACAATGTGGGAATCGAGTAGTGCAGAGAGGCATTACATGCAATCTTCAG GTATTTTACACATCTGAAGGAAAAGGTTGGGGTTTGCGCACACTGGATGATTTACCGAGGGGAGCTTTTGTGTGTGAATATGTAGGcgaaattttaacaaatatggAACTATATGAGCGAACAATGCAGACCACAGGTAATGCCCGACATACTTACCCTGTTCTACTTGACGCTGACTGGGGATCAGAGGGTGTTCTGAAGGATGAAGAAGCTCTATGTCTTGATGCTACCTTTTATGGCAATGTTGGACGATTTGTTAACCACAG ATGTTTTGATGCAAACTTGATTGAGATTCCGGTTGAAGTGGAGACTGCAGACCATCATTACTACCAC CTTGCTTTTTTCACAACTAGGAAGGTAGAAGCTCTTGAAGAGCTTACTTGG GATTATGGGATTGACTTTGGTGATCATAAGCACCCGGTCAAGGCATTTCAGTGTCGCTGTTTAAGCAGATTCTGCCGGGATAAGAAAAAACCAA GAACCAGAAGAAATTCACTCGTTTTGAAGTGA
- the LOC120261672 gene encoding 60S ribosomal protein L23 has protein sequence MSKRGRGGSAGNKFRMSLGLPVAATVNCADNTGAKNLYIISVKGIKGRLNRLPSACVGDMVMATVKKGKPDLRKKVMPAVIVRQRKPWRRKDGVFMYFEDNAGVIVNPKGEMKGSAITGPIGKECADLWPRIASAANAIV, from the exons ATGTCGAAGCGAG GGCGTGGAGGGTCAGCCGGGAACAAGTTCCGGATGTCACTGGGTCTCCCAGTGGCAGCAACCGTGAACTGTGCTGATAACACAGGGGCAAAGAACCTCTACATCATCTCCGTGAAGGGGATTAAGGGTCGTCTCAATAGGCTTCCATCAGCCTGTGTTGGTGACATGGTGATGGCCACTGTCAAGAAGGGCAAACCTGATTTAAGGAAGAAGGTCATGCCAGCTGTCATCGTGAGACAGCGCAAGCCATGGCGCCGAAAGGATGGAGTCTTTATGTACTTTGAGG ATAATGCTGGTGTCATAGTGAACCCAAAGGGAGAAATGAAAG GTTCAGCGATTACAGGACCAATTGGAAAGGAATGTGCTGATCTATGGCCTAGAATTGCAAGCGCTGCCAATGCTATTGTCTAA
- the LOC120261656 gene encoding uncharacterized protein LOC120261656 isoform X2 produces MATGFSRLGISMDELQGLIRGFIDILILSSGYQSSGEVTVWDVENIRRATQWGLFFEDLLERFRESDDHASSVAELDAALLELSRTSLVPQGIGSISSETLLKARCLVLEHLVQRHELKDEHFLALCKAATEMDVEKLGIERFKAYIAELSSGKDGFGEENSGFIIQELLKRQASLACLSSVKNGADTLLKVVGRNDSEEMLPSCLVSQDQWQSKCLSYLLEDRTMRILSGSNLIFSAPKDQWVHVFEWLKASGDDSLLEIMEILLLGSISSRWNSMVKHLMSHSCGALPIRLQYSDIHHLLQESSQSLHPSKESISSQENEILEHLTLLLGTQPHKLLQLPSVIVSMAIPSWSILFRMYLNELEKQLNGTSSIRCCNCAQARKEHRECEVAERIWCLHIFHIRCSRVNVGNSNG; encoded by the exons ATGGCGACGGGCTTCTCTCGCCTGGGCATCTCCATGGACGAGCTCCAAGGTCTGATTCGAGGGTTCATTGACATCCTCATTCTCTCCTCCGGCTACCAATCCTCCGGCGAGGTCACCGTCTGGGACGTCGAGAACATCAGGCGAGCCACGCAATGGGGCCTCTTCTTCGAAGAC TTGCTTGAACGTTTCCGGGAATCAGACGATCACGCGAGCTCCGTTGCAGAGCTTGATGCTGCTTTGCTGGAGCTCAGTAGAACTTCGCTAGTTCCTCAG GGCATTGGAAGTATATCTTCGGAAACTTTACTTAAAGCTAGATGTTTGGTATTGGAGCACTTAGTTCAGCGCCATGAATTGAAAGATGAGCACTTTCTTGCACTTTGCAAAGCAGCCACCGAGATGGATGTTGAGAAATTAGGTATTGAGAGATTCAAAGCTTATATTGCTGAACTTTCATCAGGAAAAGATGGTTTTGGTGAAGAGAATTCAGGGTTTATCATCCAAGAGCTTTTGAAAAGACAAGCTTCACTAGCTTGCTTATCTTCAGTGAAGAATGGTGCAGATACTCTTTTGAAGGTTGTAGGGAGGAATGACTCAGAAGAAATGCTACCTTCTTGTCTTGTTTCTCAAGA TCAATGGCAGTCAAAGTGTCTCTCATACTTGCTTGAGGATAGAACCATGAGGATACTTTCTGGCTCTAATTTGATATTCAGTGCCCCTAAAGATCAATGGGTTCACGTATTTGAATGGTTGAAAGCCTCAGGAGATGATAGTCTTCTTGAAATTATG GAGATCTTGTTGTTAGGTTCTATTTCAAGCCGATGGAATTCCATGGTTAAACATTTAATGTCACATTCTTGTGGTGCACTTCCCATACGTCTGCAGTACTCTGATATCCATCACTTGCTTCAAGAAAGTTCTCAATCTTTGCATCCATCAAAAGAATCTATTAGTTCCCAG GAAAATGAAATTCTCGAACATTTAACACTATTGTTGGGAACTCAACCACACAAATTATTGCAGCTACCTTCCGTCATTGTTTCTATGGCGATTCCCTCATG GTCAATCTTATTCAGGATGTACTTGAACGAATTAGAGAAACAACTTAATGGAACTTCTTCAATCag ATGCTGTAATTGTGCTCAAGCTAGAAAAGAACACCGGGAAT GTGAAGTTGCTGAAAGAATTTGGTGCCTTCATATCTTCCATATTCGATGTTCTCGGGTAAATGTCGGCAATTCTAATGGTTAA
- the LOC120261656 gene encoding uncharacterized protein LOC120261656 isoform X1 yields MATGFSRLGISMDELQGLIRGFIDILILSSGYQSSGEVTVWDVENIRRATQWGLFFEDLLERFRESDDHASSVAELDAALLELSRTSLVPQGIGSISSETLLKARCLVLEHLVQRHELKDEHFLALCKAATEMDVEKLGIERFKAYIAELSSGKDGFGEENSGFIIQELLKRQASLACLSSVKNGADTLLKVVGRNDSEEMLPSCLVSQEKRSEVPTEFSLCSQWQSKCLSYLLEDRTMRILSGSNLIFSAPKDQWVHVFEWLKASGDDSLLEIMEILLLGSISSRWNSMVKHLMSHSCGALPIRLQYSDIHHLLQESSQSLHPSKESISSQENEILEHLTLLLGTQPHKLLQLPSVIVSMAIPSWSILFRMYLNELEKQLNGTSSIRCCNCAQARKEHRECEVAERIWCLHIFHIRCSRVNVGNSNG; encoded by the exons ATGGCGACGGGCTTCTCTCGCCTGGGCATCTCCATGGACGAGCTCCAAGGTCTGATTCGAGGGTTCATTGACATCCTCATTCTCTCCTCCGGCTACCAATCCTCCGGCGAGGTCACCGTCTGGGACGTCGAGAACATCAGGCGAGCCACGCAATGGGGCCTCTTCTTCGAAGAC TTGCTTGAACGTTTCCGGGAATCAGACGATCACGCGAGCTCCGTTGCAGAGCTTGATGCTGCTTTGCTGGAGCTCAGTAGAACTTCGCTAGTTCCTCAG GGCATTGGAAGTATATCTTCGGAAACTTTACTTAAAGCTAGATGTTTGGTATTGGAGCACTTAGTTCAGCGCCATGAATTGAAAGATGAGCACTTTCTTGCACTTTGCAAAGCAGCCACCGAGATGGATGTTGAGAAATTAGGTATTGAGAGATTCAAAGCTTATATTGCTGAACTTTCATCAGGAAAAGATGGTTTTGGTGAAGAGAATTCAGGGTTTATCATCCAAGAGCTTTTGAAAAGACAAGCTTCACTAGCTTGCTTATCTTCAGTGAAGAATGGTGCAGATACTCTTTTGAAGGTTGTAGGGAGGAATGACTCAGAAGAAATGCTACCTTCTTGTCTTGTTTCTCAAGA GAAGAGAAGTGAAGTGCCAACTGAGTTTTCCTTGTGCAGTCAATGGCAGTCAAAGTGTCTCTCATACTTGCTTGAGGATAGAACCATGAGGATACTTTCTGGCTCTAATTTGATATTCAGTGCCCCTAAAGATCAATGGGTTCACGTATTTGAATGGTTGAAAGCCTCAGGAGATGATAGTCTTCTTGAAATTATG GAGATCTTGTTGTTAGGTTCTATTTCAAGCCGATGGAATTCCATGGTTAAACATTTAATGTCACATTCTTGTGGTGCACTTCCCATACGTCTGCAGTACTCTGATATCCATCACTTGCTTCAAGAAAGTTCTCAATCTTTGCATCCATCAAAAGAATCTATTAGTTCCCAG GAAAATGAAATTCTCGAACATTTAACACTATTGTTGGGAACTCAACCACACAAATTATTGCAGCTACCTTCCGTCATTGTTTCTATGGCGATTCCCTCATG GTCAATCTTATTCAGGATGTACTTGAACGAATTAGAGAAACAACTTAATGGAACTTCTTCAATCag ATGCTGTAATTGTGCTCAAGCTAGAAAAGAACACCGGGAAT GTGAAGTTGCTGAAAGAATTTGGTGCCTTCATATCTTCCATATTCGATGTTCTCGGGTAAATGTCGGCAATTCTAATGGTTAA